A single region of the Verrucomicrobiota bacterium genome encodes:
- a CDS encoding indole-3-glycerol phosphate synthase TrpC translates to MDKLNEIMAYKRLEIADRVREVQDSELEAFIDPDRPSLFQALFGHDKVSVISEIKRKSPSAGDIAAGASALAQGGHYVDAQTDAISVLTDERFFSGSINDLQDVTNLIKGSQARVPCLRKDFFVHPIQIVEAAQAGASAILIIVRALTDKEIQMLYRSANAAGLDSIFEIHNEDDLARAVQAEARIIGVNNRNLATFTTDLALSEALIPKIPEGCVSIAESGIVSIEDVKRVKAAGAQAVLIGQALMEHADPGAFIREIHNL, encoded by the coding sequence ATGGACAAATTGAATGAGATAATGGCGTACAAAAGGCTGGAGATCGCCGACCGCGTACGCGAGGTGCAGGACTCCGAATTGGAGGCTTTTATTGATCCGGACCGCCCATCCCTGTTCCAAGCTCTTTTCGGTCACGACAAGGTTTCCGTAATTTCCGAAATAAAGCGCAAATCCCCATCTGCAGGTGACATTGCAGCGGGAGCATCTGCCCTGGCTCAGGGAGGACATTATGTGGACGCACAGACGGACGCTATCTCCGTTCTTACGGATGAACGGTTTTTTTCAGGATCGATAAACGACCTGCAAGACGTAACCAACCTGATAAAAGGTTCTCAAGCGAGGGTCCCTTGTTTGAGGAAAGACTTTTTCGTGCATCCGATCCAAATAGTGGAGGCTGCCCAAGCAGGGGCCAGTGCCATACTGATCATCGTCCGCGCACTGACGGATAAGGAGATTCAAATGCTTTATAGGAGCGCGAATGCGGCCGGCCTTGATTCTATCTTTGAAATTCACAACGAAGACGACCTTGCACGAGCAGTCCAAGCTGAAGCGCGCATTATCGGCGTGAATAACCGCAACCTCGCAACTTTCACGACTGACCTGGCATTATCTGAAGCGCTGATTCCAAAAATCCCCGAAGGTTGTGTAAGTATTGCAGAATCGGGGATTGTTTCCATCGAGGATGTTAAGCGCGTTAAGGCAGCTGGTGCTCAAGCTGTCCTCATCGGACAAGCGCTAATGGAGCACGCTGATCCGGGAGCGTTTATCCGAGAAATCCACAATTTGTAA
- a CDS encoding MazG family protein — translation MSSINALRETVAALRAPDGCPWDIEQTHQSLAVCLIDECCELLETLDTLDMDHMREELGDVLLQVIMHAQIASEKGTFDFDAVCDEVNEKLIRRHPHVFGPDDLNLKDSTAVLKKWDEIKATEQKNGNQSEGKMFKHLPPQLPSLLRARDVYKQIQKKGLDTESLVNEQSVAIQAQQISEESVGKTLFEMAASCRIAGIDPESALRRYANHIIKKIEERY, via the coding sequence GTGAGCTCAATCAATGCTTTGCGCGAAACTGTGGCCGCACTCAGAGCCCCTGATGGGTGTCCATGGGACATTGAACAGACCCATCAGTCTTTGGCTGTGTGTTTGATAGATGAATGCTGTGAACTCCTGGAGACCCTGGATACCTTGGATATGGATCACATGCGGGAAGAGCTTGGCGATGTGCTGTTGCAGGTCATAATGCACGCTCAGATTGCCAGCGAGAAGGGAACATTCGATTTTGATGCCGTTTGCGATGAAGTGAACGAAAAACTGATTCGACGCCATCCGCATGTGTTTGGCCCGGATGATTTAAATTTGAAGGATTCCACCGCAGTTTTGAAGAAGTGGGACGAGATAAAAGCTACTGAACAAAAGAACGGAAACCAGTCCGAAGGAAAGATGTTCAAACACTTACCGCCCCAATTGCCATCCTTGCTCCGTGCCAGAGATGTCTATAAACAGATTCAAAAGAAAGGCCTGGATACCGAGTCCCTTGTGAATGAACAATCCGTGGCCATTCAGGCTCAACAGATAAGCGAAGAATCTGTCGGCAAAACATTATTTGAAATGGCGGCTTCTTGCCGCATTGCTGGAATTGATCCTGAATCGGCATTAAGACGCTATGCCAACCATATTATTAAAAAGATTGAAGAAAGATACTGA
- a CDS encoding SprT family zinc-dependent metalloprotease — protein sequence MIPYYLRRSKRARRITVRLGAQNQALVIVPYRASLKVALAFLDQCGDWLLDQMSKAPSPTSILEYLLNKPVFTLNGRRCRVTFAFTSGCPYFEYKREKEKVVFRYDPHNIHEARIREALKKLAKLCLTERLEFLCSEKKIIHPPSRVTVRDQSSRWGSCSPSRSISLNWRLILLTTGVQDYVILHELAHLKEMNHSRDFWSLLNSYDSRSKLHDRRLNMVGRTIISLGRSE from the coding sequence ATGATACCGTACTACCTTCGTCGATCTAAACGCGCTCGTCGTATCACGGTTCGTCTCGGCGCACAAAATCAAGCACTTGTGATCGTGCCCTATCGCGCATCGCTCAAAGTAGCTCTCGCGTTTCTTGATCAATGCGGGGATTGGCTGCTCGACCAAATGTCGAAAGCGCCTTCTCCGACATCCATTTTGGAATATCTTCTGAACAAGCCTGTGTTCACATTAAATGGAAGGCGGTGTCGTGTAACCTTTGCTTTTACAAGCGGGTGCCCTTATTTTGAATACAAACGGGAGAAAGAAAAAGTCGTCTTTCGTTACGACCCGCATAATATCCATGAAGCCCGTATTCGAGAGGCCCTCAAGAAGCTGGCCAAACTCTGCCTCACCGAGCGCCTTGAATTTCTTTGTAGCGAAAAGAAGATTATTCATCCCCCAAGTCGCGTTACCGTGCGTGACCAATCCAGCCGTTGGGGATCCTGCTCTCCCTCGCGAAGCATCTCTTTGAACTGGAGACTCATACTCCTGACAACTGGAGTGCAGGATTACGTCATCCTTCATGAGCTGGCGCATTTGAAGGAAATGAATCATTCCAGAGATTTCTGGAGTTTGTTGAACAGCTATGATTCCCGCAGCAAGCTTCATGATCGTCGGTTAAATATGGTTGGTCGAACAATCATTTCACTCGGGCGATCAGAGTGA
- a CDS encoding tyrosine recombinase XerC produces the protein MTEESPDLLIKGLDPFLSHLEKERRLSAYTVRNYGQAIRDFSFWMKANTRWDGEWEDLSATQLKRFLIERQGSHSRRTIHNHFSALKTYSKYLQTQKLIKKNPFTGIVLPKLAKPLPKFLTEKQMSQLLAGPMKLLDNETLDPWLVWRDRLVLELLYGAGLRVSELAGLNYGAIDFQRGVARVLGKGNKERLCPLGKIAMVVLEKFRQEYAPATGYEDPVVLGNKKNRIRVRQVQLMVKQYLALADLPLDLTPHKIRHSFATHLLNHGADLRLVQDLLGHASLSTTQIYTHVTLGRLKDAHSKAHPRA, from the coding sequence GTGACCGAAGAATCGCCAGATCTGTTGATCAAAGGATTGGATCCTTTTCTGTCACACCTTGAGAAAGAACGTAGACTGTCTGCCTATACGGTTCGAAACTATGGACAGGCCATTCGAGATTTCTCCTTTTGGATGAAGGCGAATACGCGTTGGGACGGTGAGTGGGAGGACTTATCAGCAACACAGCTAAAACGATTTCTCATCGAGCGCCAAGGGTCTCATTCCCGTCGAACGATTCATAATCACTTTTCCGCGTTGAAGACCTATTCGAAGTATTTGCAGACGCAAAAGCTCATAAAAAAAAATCCCTTTACCGGGATCGTGTTACCTAAACTCGCCAAACCTTTGCCCAAGTTTTTAACGGAGAAGCAAATGAGTCAGTTGCTTGCCGGGCCTATGAAATTGCTCGATAATGAAACGCTTGATCCCTGGCTTGTCTGGCGCGATCGCCTGGTGTTGGAGTTGCTCTACGGTGCAGGTTTGCGTGTGAGTGAGTTAGCCGGCCTCAATTACGGAGCGATCGATTTTCAACGTGGAGTTGCCCGTGTCCTGGGTAAGGGTAACAAGGAACGCTTATGTCCGCTGGGAAAGATTGCGATGGTGGTGCTCGAAAAGTTTCGTCAGGAATATGCCCCGGCTACGGGATATGAGGATCCGGTTGTTTTAGGAAATAAAAAAAATCGGATCCGAGTACGGCAGGTTCAACTCATGGTCAAACAGTACCTTGCTTTAGCCGATTTGCCTCTCGATTTAACACCGCACAAAATTCGACATTCATTTGCTACTCATTTATTGAATCATGGAGCTGATTTACGTCTGGTCCAGGACCTCCTTGGTCATGCGAGTCTTTCGACCACCCAGATTTATACCCACGTAACGTTGGGCCGATTAAAAGATGCACACAGCAAAGCGCATCCCAGGGCATAA